From the genome of Gammaproteobacteria bacterium:
GATTGCTGAAGTCATAGGCTTGCTCAGTGCGCAAGTCCCACGCGAGCAGTTGATGTTGTTGTTTGTGTGCGGCACCGGCGAGCAACATGGCCAGCTGCCCTTTACCGATCGTGAGTATTTTCATGAGATGCGTGGATCAGGGTGGTTGAGCACGTCGTTGGTTTGTTGTAAACGAAAGTCGCGAATTCGTTCGCGGAGCGCCGGATCAGAAATAGCGAGAATTTGCGCAGCCAGTAAGCCAGCATTCGCGGCGCCAGCTGAGCCAATTGCTAAGGTGCCAACCGCGACGCCTTTGGGCATCTGAACGATGGACAGCAACGAATCCAGCCCGTTGAGCGCCTTTGATTGTACGGGCACGCCGAGCACCGGAAGCGTGGTATGCGCGGCCACCATGCCGGGCAAATGGGCGGCACCGCCTGCCCCAGCGATAATCACAGCATAGCCTTCGCGTTCTGCATTTTCTGCAAAAGCGGCCATAAGTTGCGGCGTACGATGGGCAGAAACCACTTGGACATGATAATCGACGTTCAAAGTATCAAGCATCTCGGCGGCCGCTTTCATAGTCGGCCAATCCGAACGTGAGCCCATGATAATCGCGACCTTTGCCATGGTTGCTGTGTCCGCTCATTTATGGAAAGCGGCGGATTATAGCACATTTTGGTAAAAGTACAGCATCATGTGGATGGCATGAACACATGGCCTAGTCTGATCAGACCGCTAGCGTCAAAAGTGAATCGGCGGCACAATAGCGAGCAAAGTACAGTTTTGACCAAAGAGTTGTCAATGATATTGATGATCGATAACTATGACTCTTTCACCTTTAATTTGGTGGATTATCTAGCGACTTTGGGGGAAGAGGTCATAGTGCGTCGCAATGACGCGATAACCCTGGAAGAGATTGAAAATCTCGCGCCGGAAGCAATCGTTATCTCCCCGGGCCCTTGTTCACCCAAAGAAGCCGGTATCAGTGTCGAGGTAGTTCGCCACTTTCATCAAAAGGTACCGATCCTAGGGGTGTGTCTTGGTATGCAGTGCATCGGTGTGGCATTTGGCGGCAAAGTCATACGGGCACCCAAAGTGATGCATGGCAAAACCAGTTTGATTCGACACGATGGCGGGCGTTTATTCGCCGGATTGCCCCCAGTGATCTCGGTGACACGTTACCACTCATTGATTGTTGAACGGGAAACATTACCAGATTGCTTGCGAGCCACCGCATTCGTTGATGATGCTGACAAGCTATTGATGGCATTTGAGCATCAAGCGTTTCCAGTGTTTGGCGTCCAGTTCCATCCCGAAGCCATTCTGAGCGAGTACGGGCACCAAATCTTGCAGAATTTCCTCGAACAAAAAGTGCTCAGCGTGCATTAAGCACAACAATGGTTTTGCCTCGTACTCGGACATGGCCTTGTTCTTCAAGTACCTTAAGCACACGACCCACCATCTCTCGCGAACAGCCGACGATACGACCGAGTTC
Proteins encoded in this window:
- the purE gene encoding 5-(carboxyamino)imidazole ribonucleotide mutase yields the protein MAKVAIIMGSRSDWPTMKAAAEMLDTLNVDYHVQVVSAHRTPQLMAAFAENAEREGYAVIIAGAGGAAHLPGMVAAHTTLPVLGVPVQSKALNGLDSLLSIVQMPKGVAVGTLAIGSAGAANAGLLAAQILAISDPALRERIRDFRLQQTNDVLNHPDPRIS
- a CDS encoding aminodeoxychorismate/anthranilate synthase component II, which translates into the protein MILMIDNYDSFTFNLVDYLATLGEEVIVRRNDAITLEEIENLAPEAIVISPGPCSPKEAGISVEVVRHFHQKVPILGVCLGMQCIGVAFGGKVIRAPKVMHGKTSLIRHDGGRLFAGLPPVISVTRYHSLIVERETLPDCLRATAFVDDADKLLMAFEHQAFPVFGVQFHPEAILSEYGHQILQNFLEQKVLSVH